Proteins encoded within one genomic window of Eurosta solidaginis isolate ZX-2024a chromosome 1, ASM4086904v1, whole genome shotgun sequence:
- the sav gene encoding scaffold protein salvador: MNYLILLCNRKPAMLSRRSKEKATAHKEGVVGKYVKKETPPEIPVINVWTFDEQRAKHNKKSLQRCASTSPSCEFTGRSSGSSSRNTYSCGNDTQFNTQPDYYHARRAHSQLPPSTSTTLRSMSQRRQLQQQQRYGVTGFYAPTAVAVSNPKPRHPHFYSSNNLDVGSNGHGHAGSAGTNNNTVASSSSNYVNIEQIDRMRRQQSSPLLQPNSAASYDQFHRRHSANQKHNNSYDARIRGVASTESNAAAITDGMDSYSNVFQRQRGATPTPQQHYQANVSYATGSSDSYPIYENPFRVSSNTSGGSIVTSSNHTPINNFDSSRSTLSNAEVRSESPIYSNTTLAVSNNNIHSSYDLSTGTSAAAAAATSVQSLYHAPPTRPLHTQSVANATSTPNVLQKVPSQQSLEEELPLPPGWAMQYTLHGRKYYIDHHTHTTHWSHPLEREGLPVGWRRVVSKMHGTYYENQYTGQCQRQHPCLTSYYVYTTSAEPPKAICPEIPVPYTQPVHTHNALVPANPYLLEEIPKWLVVYSNADSSKDHMLQFNMFSLQELECFDGMLVRLFKQELGTIVGFYERYRRALILEKNRRAEQERYLQELHTQQPQHQ; this comes from the exons ATGAACTACCTAATATTGCTGTGCAATCGGAAACCGGCAATGTTGTCGCGACGCAGCAAAGAAAAGGCCACCGCGCACAAAGAAGGTGTGGTTGGTAAGTATGTAAAAAAGGAGACACCACCAGAGATACCCGTAATAAATGTGTGGACATTTGATGAACAGCGAGCGAAGCATAATAAGAAATCATTGCAGCGTTGTGCGAGTACTTCTCCCAGTTGTGAGTTTACAGGCAGAAGCTCTGGTAGTTCTAGTCGGAATACATACTCCTGCGGCAATGACACACAATTCAATACACAACCGGATTATTATCATGCCAGACGAGCACATTCTCAATTGCCCCCCAGCACGTCAACAACACTGCGGTCAATGTCACAGAGACgacagctacaacaacagcaacgctaTGGAGTAACTGGTTTTTATGCACCCACAGCTGTTGCTGTATCTAATCCCAAGCCACGGCATCCACACTTTTATTCTAGCAATAATTTGGACGTAGGTAGTAACGGGCATGGACATGCAGGTAGCGCAGGCACCAATAACAATACTGTTGCTAGCAGCAGCAGCAATTATGTTAACATTGAACAAATTGATCGAATGCGTCGTCAACAGTCATCACCTTTGCTACAACCAAATAGCGCAGCATCTTACGATCAATTTCATCGCAGGCATTCTGCTAACCAAAAACATAATAATTCTTATGATGCACGCATACGTGGTGTTGCAAGCACCGAATCGAATGCAGCCGCTATTACTGATGGTATGGATTCCTATAGTAACGTATTTCAAAGGCAACGTGGTGCTACACCAACCCCACAACAGCACTATCAAGCCAATGTCAGCTATGCCACTGGGTCTTCAGATTCGTATCCAATATACGAAAATCCTTTTAGAGTTTCATCGAATACATCAGGAGGCAGCATCGTTACTAGCAGCAATCATACACCAATAAATAATTTCGATAGCAGCCGTTCAACACTTTCAAATGCTGAAGTACGTTCGGAATCACCAATTTATAGTAACACGACCTTGGCTGTGTCCAACAACAATATACACTCTTCATATGATCTGAGTACTGGTACATCAGCAGCAGCTGCTGCTGCAACATCTGTACAATCTCTGTATCATGCACCACCAACGCGCCCATTGCACACGCAATCAGTTGCTAATGCGACAAGTACACCGAATGTTTTACAAAAAGTGCCATCACAGCAGTCTTTAGAGGAAGAGTTACCATTGCCGCCAGGTTGGGCAATGCAATACACCCTACATGGGCGCAAGTATTATATTGATCATCACACGCATACAACACATTGGTCGCATCCGCTGGAACGTGAAGGACTGCCAGTTGGCTGGCGACGTGTTGTATCTAAAATGCATGGCACCTACTATGAAAATCAATATACAGGACAATGTCAGCGACAACATCCTTGCCTTACCTCATATTATGTCTATACTACATCTGCGGAGCCTCCCAAGGCAATATGCCCAGAGATTCCAGTTCCTTACACACAACCTGTGCATACACATAATGCGTTGGTGCCAGCCAATCCATATCTGTTAGAGGAGATACCAAAGTGGCTGGTTGTATATTCGAATGCTGATTCATCGAAAGACCATATGCTGCAATTTAACATGTTTAGTTTGCAGGAGCTTGAATGCTTTGATGGTATGTTGGTGCGTCTATTTAAACAAGAGCTTGGCACTATAGTTGGCTTTTACGAACGTTACAG acGCGCTTTAATTTTAGAAAAGAATAGACGCGCTGAGCAAGAACGTTATTTGCAAGAGTTGCATACACAACAACCCCAACACCAATAA